Proteins encoded in a region of the Chelonoidis abingdonii isolate Lonesome George chromosome 2, CheloAbing_2.0, whole genome shotgun sequence genome:
- the PRL gene encoding LOW QUALITY PROTEIN: prolactin (The sequence of the model RefSeq protein was modified relative to this genomic sequence to represent the inferred CDS: inserted 1 base in 1 codon): MLTTMSKGASLKGVLLGVLLVSNMFLSKKGVTSLPICPSGSVGCQVSLGXLFDRAVKLSHHIHSLSSEMFNEFDERYAQGRGFITKAINGCHTSSLTTPEDKEQAQQIHHEDLLNLVLRVLRSWNDPLLHLVSEVQSIKEAPDTILWKAVEIEEQNKRLLEGMEKIAGQVHPGDIENEVYSRWSGLPSLQMADEDSRLFAFYSLLHCLRRDSHKIDNYLKLLKCRLIHDSNC; encoded by the exons ATGCTCACTACCATGAGCAAGGGGGCTTCATTGAAAG GTGTGCTGCTGGGTGTTCTGCTGGTATCTAACATGTTCCTGTCAAAGAAAGGTGTGACCTCATTGCCAATCTGTCCCAGTGGGTCTGTTGGTTGTCAGGTCTCCCTGG ATCTTTTTGACCGTGCAGTTAAACTCTCACACCACATCCATTCCCTCTCCTCAGAAATGTTCAACGAATTT GATGAGCGCTATGCTCAAGGCCGGGGATTTATTACAAAGGCCATTAATGGCTGCCACACTTCCTCCCTAACCACTCCTGAAGACAAGGAGCAAGCTCAGCAGATTCAC CATGAAGACCTACTGAATTTAGTGCTCAGAGTACTGCGCTCCTGGAATGATCCCCTGCTCCACCTGGTCTCTGAAGTGCAAAGTATCAAAGAAGCTCCAGATACCATCCTCTGGAAGGCTGTAGAGATTGAGGAACAAAACAAGCGCCTTCTAGAAGGAATGGAGAAAATAGCTGGACAG GTTCATCCTGGTGATATAGAAAATGAAGTCTACTCTAGGTGGTCAGGTCTCCCATCCCTGCAAATGGCAGATGAGGACTCCCGTCTCTTTGCCTTTTACAGTCTGCTGCACTGCCTGCGTAGGGATTCCCACAAAATTGACAACTACCTGAAGCTGTTAAAATGTCGCCTTATCCATGATAGCAACTGTTAA